ACCAAATACCCCCAAAGTACccacttcttcctcctcctccagtgCAGAGAAGCCTTCATTTCACCCATGTAACATATCCTACTCAAATTGTTTTTCTAAGTTTTTGTAGGCAAACTTACTTGGATTGGGACAAAATTATATTGCCTATATCCTTTCTTTAGAAGCAATACTAATCAGTAATTAATATCATTACAGATTATTAGAAATACCCTGTCTGGTAATCTGTTATACCTAAGGATTATACAAAACCtctattttaaaacataataaaaaagGCACATTTTTGCTGTACTTTAAGGTAACCTTTTACGTGTAGGGATTATAGAAGcctcaaattattttaaaacataataTAAATTCACATTTTTAGTGAATTAGTATTAGgacttattttctcttttaatgtCAGATCTTCTCAGGGATCTGCAATTCCATTCATTCCAGTAGGGGGCTGTGGCAAACAGTGTAATGGAACAGGAAACCaagtacattttaaatatttctcccAAACATtgcaaaatgaaagcaaatgaaaaccaCTGGGATCTGATGCTAAGTCCACATATATATACAAAGAAGTGCtggtaataaaataaaatacctcAGGATGTTGTGGAATAGTGGAATCTTCATGGTTGGTGGCCTTATTGgcatcttcttctatttctaaCTCATCTACTAGTAATGGCACTTCTTTTTCATCTGAAGAATTCACATGACTGCTTGTTTTTGTAGTGTCCTCCTCACTGTTCTCAGTATCTGTTTCTGATGGAGGGGTACATAGCTTATTCTCCAAGTCTGCCTCTAGAGCATCTTCCTGTTCTGATGAGTTCTTGTCTTGTAAAACATCTGTTACTGTTTCAGAAGAAGCTTTTTCATTTCCTGTGTCATAACCTTCGATACAAGGCTCGAGGTAAGCGTTCAGAACTGCTGATATGGGAACATTATAATGTGGATAATAAAAGAGATCATGGGGTATCACAGATACTTTTGAAGAACTGGGTACCACTTCAGTTGCAGATTCAACTTCATCACAGCTGTCCAGGTCCTCTGGAGTTTTAGGTATATCTGAGAGAGAGTCATCAGATGTTTCCTGCTGTATAGATAGTTCTTGGCTTTTGAGATTAGAATCATTCAGTGAACAAgtgtttgtttctgttgtctcaAGGACAGGTGATTCCTTTGTATGTTCATCTTGTGAAAGTGTCTGTATTTCCTCATTTAGAAGGTGGAGAATGTACTTCTGCGTATCTTCTTGTTTTGATGTATCTTCTGGTAAAATAATTGAAGACTGGGGTTTGCTGTCTTCGACTTTATTAATAGAATCATCTGTAAGTATACCTGAAGTCCAGGATAATGGACTCAAAGAAGAAGTATTGGCTGAAAGGCTCTTGGTTTCATTGTCATATTCAGTGGGGGTTTCCTTAGTTAATTCTTCAGAGTATTCTTCAAAAGAGTCAACAGAATCTTTCTGATCTGTCAGAACAGCTGGAGAAAGGTCATCATTTTGTTTCAGTGGATCATCAGAGATGCTCTCTTCACCTGACATGAATTTATCATTTAGAACCTCCCAAGAGGAATTGGATTCAAAACTGACAGGTCCTGTAATTTTCAGTGAGGTAGGCCTTTGAGGCTCCTCTTCAGATGTTTCCTGTAAATCGCCTAACACTTGACTCAGTTTCCCATTACAATTTTCAGAAGTGGTTTCTGATGGGATTCTCTCAGGGATATCATGAATGTGGACCTTTGGAGGAGCTGGATGACTCCTCTCATGATTAACAGTATacatgttttcttcattttcacttAAAATCAagattttgctttccttctctgACGGTGTGTCTTTGATGTGGACATATGTGGACTCAATTGGAAGCTCCCTGTCAGGATCTGTAAAGTCTTCCTGTAAGTGATGATACACCATTAGAAGACAAATCCTAGCTCAGATACCATTTTACATTTCCCAAACACAGTGGAAAGAATAAATACCTAATCTTTCAGTCCATTACTTTATGAAGGGCCTATTAATGACTCACTTATTTTGAAAGTAGGAAAACTAATTTGGCAAGTCAAGTGCCTTGAACAAAGCTCAATGTCAAGAAGGCAGTTGTACAGAAAGATCAGAATGCAGACAAGCCTACTCCTCAATTGTTAACGTATTTATCTCTCCCTGCTGCACCTGTGGAGACAACTGCCTTGGCTTTTTGACACAATCCCAAACCCTGGGAATAACATAAATCTAACAACTCCAATAAATCCACTGTGAAATACATTGATCTACCAGATTATTCCCTTCCAACAGACTCTATTAAAAGAAAGGTAGTTTTTAACTTTGTTCATAAAAGTGTCAACAAGTTTTAATGTCAACCAATCTTATTGCTCATCTAATCTAATAATAATTATTAGAATactataataattttaattccaATTACTTTAGTAATGCCCACCAATTTTATCAACTACAAAATATATGCCAACTGTAACCTTCAGTcaagaaatgagagaaaatgcCTGTTTTTTCAAAAGGCCTTTGCCAGTTCTTGACACTGCCAACCCTTACTTAATCCTCAATTCTTTATTTTTGCATCAAAGTCCTGGTCATTTAAACTGCAGTTTGTGTCATGCTTATAATGAGTGCTTTTTACTTTTGTATTGACAAGATTCAGCTTATGGGGTCTTGTGTCTCATACCTGCTAAATTCAGACTGATCATGGCCCTCAAACTTGAGAAGAtagaagtaaaaattaaattcaaagtCCAATGAATCATTATAGATAAAGGAATAAATTTCAGTCTTATTTAAAACCAATATAGCAAAGTAGTAGATTCCTATGAAACCAATTCTAACCTCTGAGAGTTACAATTGGATGTAAATGTATAAAAGCACAATTCTACCTAAAGCATTTTAGTAATCACCAATGAAAACCCATTTCACTGGATTTaacaaaaatgtgaaaaaaatcaattccaggtttgttgtttattttaaatagctAAAAAGAAACCTAGAAAATAAATCTGACTTTATTACGTACACCAAGGCAAATTAAAGAAATGACATGACATAGCAGCAAACACATACCCCTTCCAGCTCTGGGAAGTGCTCCAGGAATTGTGCCACATATGTCACAATTGACTGTTCATCGGGGGACTCCACCATGATATCTGTGGAGACAGACGCGAGGGGCTTGAGCACACACAGCTTTGAAACGCTCTTGCAGAGGAACAGATTGTCAGACATTTATCCTGCCATTATGGGCACAGAAATAACAGCTACAaacacttctctttttttctgacagATAAGAGAGATGCTCTTCACTGCTGATGGCACTTGACAGAGTTCTCAACATCCCATTCACATTCACTTTTTCCTATTTCCAAGCACATACTGAACCCCGATCAGGGCTCCCTTTTCATTCACTTTTATACTGCCATTCATGCTGTTGTCACTAGACAGTTGGCTGCTGTTGAGTGACAATACAGAGGTTTATTTTTAGCAGAATGGCCCAGTCTTCTAACAGGTGATGAAAGTGCAATTGTGCTTTCAATCATGACACCAAGGCCTAGTGATGGTCTCGTAGAGTTCAGTTAAAAGAACAACAAGAAATCCAGTTATACGTATTTTATATACACATGCACACTTAGGTTTACAGGTATCAATACTTGTGTGTATATATGCATTGCAAAGGGAAAACTGGAAGATGCAGATGCATTTGAATGGGTATCTCTCCATTTACCTGGTATGGAAGCCTCGTACAGCTCATCCTGGAGCGACATTTGGTCTGCAGCCTAGGTGTTACAGAATGGTGCTAATGCACTGAGACACCCCTCAGCACAACAATTAATGCCCTCTAAGAGTGCAGATGTCACAAAGCATCTAAGCAGGAACCAGGACCAGCTATAAACATAGCTAAACACAGGCATAGCGTACATAGCTAAAACCACAGTAAGATCTTTGACCTCAAGGAGCTTACAAATGACTGGAAGCATACAATTACAAATATGACTGGAAGCATACAATTACAAGCCACtgaccatttttatttttcttcttaaaaagcTCTGCACACTGATCCCATCAGCAGCCTAATGACTGTGAGGTTTTTGGTATGTATCACAAGGCAATATTCATGAATTCATTGTGGACTGAGTGTTAGCCAAAAAAGCTGATGTGTTTACCTTCAGGTTCGAGGAGCCGAGGGACACCCAGTTTATTCTGTGCTATGCTGAAAGCATCCTCCAGGTTTTCTCGGGCTGATTTCTCCAGTGCATGCTTCATGTCTACCAAAGTACAATCTATGGCTTTTATGACAGCTAAGAAAGCAAGGCCACTCCTCCAACTACTCGTGAAGTCCTGGACTGCAACGCCATACCTAAACAGAATTACATCCATTTTACATGGGTGGTTTGTTAACAAAATCCAAAGTAAAGGCATCATCATTTTCAGACTCCTGAAAGTTAAAACGTAAGGTTGCTGAGTAGCACTTGTCATATTTGAGATATTTTTGGATTTCAACATCTAGAAACACATTCAGAAAACACATGGGTTCACAAGCTGAATTGGTGTGGCTAACAGCTGACACCAACCTGCTTGTAGGAAGTAGTTAGTGAAAACAAAGCCCTTAAGAATTCAGCAACCACATTTAACATTCACAAAACCAAATGTCTCTGTGATTCCTGTTTCTGTTGCTCTCCAGCATTTTAATGCCATAGCTTGGGAAAACTTCcaagatttaaatatttaaacacaTAAGCATAAATGATTCACATTCCTGTGTACTTGGCCTTCTATAGCAGAAAATCTGCCAAATGCAAATGGTGTCAGCATATGCATAAACCACAAGAGTGTTAGATGCCCAAAGTTTTGGAGGAAAAACAGCCATCAAACTTGCAATGGAAGACAGCCCCAAAATAGAAAATTCTGCACAGATCATGAGATAACAGGATTACAATGATGCTATTATGTTTTAAATACTGCAGTTGCAAGAATAATTTTCTCTTATTAGATCTTTTCAATTTGCACTCTTTAACTGGGCTGAAAAGTCTGTGGCCTTTACTTCTCAGGTCCTCACTTTCTTTGTTACACCTATTAATAACTACATCAGCATTATTTTGGACTAAAACTGTACTTCCTCTGTGGTCTGCACTGACAGCAGTGAACTACAGGGGGCAAGTTTATCTGGTCAGCAAGCACCCTTAGCTTCACTGGAGATAACCAAGTGATGATGCAGTCCACAGGACCAAGTATTTAAGATTTAAATTTTTGTCTTCAACACTAGAAAATTTGTGTTCAAAGGCAAGATATAAATCCAGAGACAAAAACGCCAAATATTCAGCTAACCAACCTGTATAGGTAACTTTGACACATTCCCTCTTTAATAAAAACTCTCTGCCAGTCACTACTTCAAATAACAATACATGTAAAATACACTCCAAGCATTTGCATGTGCATCTTACACTACAGTGAGACATCTTACACTACAGTTTTTTAACCTGTTAGTAACTCTGCCAGGGTAAAGCATTACTACACAAAATGCTTTAGTGAAAGAACCACTTTTTATTAAAGAGGAGAGAGATGTCTTGTGC
The Agelaius phoeniceus isolate bAgePho1 chromosome 6, bAgePho1.hap1, whole genome shotgun sequence DNA segment above includes these coding regions:
- the CLMN gene encoding calmin; its protein translation is MAGQEWDWFQREELIGHISDIRVQNLQVERENVQKRTFTRWINLHLGKCKPPLKVKDLFIDIQDGKILMALLEVLSGQKLMHEYKSSTHRIFRLNNIAKALKFLEDSNVKLVSIDAAEIADGNSSLVLGLIWNIILFFQIKELTGNLNRNSSSSSLSSGPSGPESDTSPSTPSVERNMSITVKDQRRAIRALLIWVQRKTRKYGVAVQDFTSSWRSGLAFLAVIKAIDCTLVDMKHALEKSARENLEDAFSIAQNKLGVPRLLEPEDIMVESPDEQSIVTYVAQFLEHFPELEGEDFTDPDRELPIESTYVHIKDTPSEKESKILILSENEENMYTVNHERSHPAPPKVHIHDIPERIPSETTSENCNGKLSQVLGDLQETSEEEPQRPTSLKITGPVSFESNSSWEVLNDKFMSGEESISDDPLKQNDDLSPAVLTDQKDSVDSFEEYSEELTKETPTEYDNETKSLSANTSSLSPLSWTSGILTDDSINKVEDSKPQSSIILPEDTSKQEDTQKYILHLLNEEIQTLSQDEHTKESPVLETTETNTCSLNDSNLKSQELSIQQETSDDSLSDIPKTPEDLDSCDEVESATEVVPSSSKVSVIPHDLFYYPHYNVPISAVLNAYLEPCIEGYDTGNEKASSETVTDVLQDKNSSEQEDALEADLENKLCTPPSETDTENSEEDTTKTSSHVNSSDEKEVPLLVDELEIEEDANKATNHEDSTIPQHPEAIVEHLEDLPIAIKTPEENSNTDEEEKNMIEEDLQISDVATTTLSQDDLEENAEFQEFTRSSDSDVNMHLRKRFSRNSSEEETYGVNEQKMTDMDENPLIIGEKKDLEASETPAPTHEITIFEQPELFYFVIFFWVLVYCLLLLPQLLSNKV